In the Clavelina lepadiformis chromosome 8, kaClaLepa1.1, whole genome shotgun sequence genome, one interval contains:
- the LOC143469414 gene encoding phospholipid-transporting ATPase ABCA3-like, translating to MMGSSFSQFRLLVWKNYILQKRRPIATVFELLLPLFFTLLLLIIRTQIEVTPHPKIKTWNAFTIDNLPKFSTFVLPRDGTWNIAYAPDNIDSINQVMENAKKRLNDIPLPRSTRDCDLSCQLQILLLGNGNVSQMNANINGMHSENGAQNTNRAIPYSLLLQQLQNSFRNNSERNNSTEDISFSIASRSFAVTPKVRLVPFASEDLFLDYAKNDTNLKNTLAGVIFRGNLVNGSLPEDLHLTFRFHSDPISGSEKDSSAFTGITNTWKTHVLYPKFQLPGPREINETDGGKPFYHKEGFLALMHAVSMGISDAFAVGSVPDITSYMQRYPYPPYTDDDFILAIKNTLPLLIMLSFFYTALIIVRSVVQEKEAKMKEYMMMMGLHSWLHWLAWFLKYLIFLCISCIIMAGFYKIKTSKGSVLTHSDPTVIFVFLILFSAATINLCFLFSVFFSKANVGAVAGGTLYGLTYMPYLFMANTFDTLSHGVKIVSCLLSNVAMACGCQLIGQFEGKGTGIQWHNIGKGVTVDDSFTLLEVMGMLVFDAVIYMLLAAYIEGIWPGEYGVPKPWYFPFMKSFWFGRPDSTSKSDEEDGHTNPTSSDHHQGCDNEFFEDEPDNLKRVVQIKSLRKVFKSGANEKVAVDNLTLNMFEKQITVLLGHNGAGKTTTMSMLTGFYPSTSGDALVDGHSISKDMKGVRKSLGLCPQFNILFDMLTVDEHLYFFGRLKGLSKKEANEECSKMKEILKLKDKASARSSTLSGGMKRKLSVGIALSAGSKYVILDEPTSGMDPAARRAIWEVLQEYRSRCSILLSTHFMDEADLLGDRIAIMAKGKLRCVGSSVFLKNKFGVGYHIVLTKTSDCDVNKLTELFQSNVPETRLERSAGAELSFVLPFQASPQFPKLFQTLDSQAVSLGISGFGAMVTTMEEVFLRVTENADCAVKLVSRRLSFTKSETLRHLPVEECADETESLLNPLNGHKEYLHTSRHLNSGFVLWMQQFYALVVKRILHSRRNYKVAIAQILIPVFFAIISILNAKFPPFELNNIPLELNLDAYGPNQVHINNDSRSLELGDVYASQFKGSLEQVVYVNGSMQTYLADEYREMGGDFNSINLVSSTFSETSSANATNATAWFNAQAYHTSATSLAYLDQAYIRMVTQRNFSIRYVNYPLPRNSTNHVEEQLLGSVTGFLIAFNIVLGFSFLAASFCIFLVRERVDRSALLQTLAGVDPFCFWLSAFVWDFVNFILPCLLTVIMFAAFSLTEFTNHTGEVLLLFALYCWSSLPLMYLLSLLFTVPSTALVRVTILNIITGLASIVTINILRLLDLTDVADSINWFFLLMPPFCLGQGLGDLYANDKMVNTCTVSPLVEEFCKLKGIDFQLNFLAWEQYGIGKMVVFLAVQGLAFFTLLLLIEFRIPQKICKVIPQVKKKHAVDQEVSYDDDDVANEHDRINLSELPHLVSSDRLIFKNLRKVYGSGHNALVAVNNLCLGVPEGECFGLLGINGAGKTTTFKMLTGDFRPTSGTAYLDGYDVTNHLRKVQQRMGYCPQFDALIEQMTGTETLRMFARLRGVPESDIPACIKNLSEILHFGEHLDKNCGTYSGGNKRKLSTAIALVGNPPVVLLDEPSTGMDPGARRMLWDALTSVRASGRSIIITSHSMEECEALCTRLAIMVNGTLRCIGGPQHLKTKFGQGYTMEVKTSNPEVKGHFKSAFPGIVLKDEHQGLLSYHIPQYNQESSELKLAEVFERMENARNLLKFGDYTVTQTTLEQVFLSLVKWQRETDTHT from the exons ATGATGGGGTCAAGCTTTAGTCAGTTTCGTCTTCTTGTTTGGAAGAATTATATTCTGCAAAAACGCCGTCCAATTGCCACTGTGTTTGAACTTCTTCTTCCATTGTTCTTCACCCTTCTTCTACTGATTATCAGGACACAGATTGAAGTGACACCACACCCAAAGATAAAAACATGGAA TGCTTTTACCATTGACAACTTGCCAAAGTTTTCCACTTTTGTACTTCCACGAGATGGAACATGGAATATTGCTTATGCCCCTGATAATATCGATTCAATAAACCAAGTTatggaaaatgcaaaaaaacgGTTAAATGATATACCACTACCACGAAGCACAAGGGATTGTGATTTGA GTTGtcaattgcaaattttgttgctgggaaATGGTAACGTGTCGCAAATGAATGCAAACATAAATGGAATGCACAGTGAAAATGGAGCTCAGAATACAAATCGTGCAATACCATATAGCTTGTTGTTGCAACAGTTGCAAAACAGTTTTCGAAACAATTCAGAACGAAATAACTCAACTGAAGATATTTCCTTTTCTATTGCTTCAAGAAGTTTTGCAGTAACACCCAAAGTCAGAT TGGTGCCTTTTGCATCAGAAGACCTCTTTCTTGACTACGCTAAGAATGACACAAACCTGAAGAACACTTTAGCAGGAGTGATCTTTCGCGGCAATCTTGTTAACGGTTCTCTCCCTGAAGACCTTCATCTAACTTTTCGATTCCATTCTGACCCCATTAGTGGCAGTGAAAAGGATAGTTCAGCTTTTACTGGCAT AACAAACACTTGGAAAACCCATGTACTTTATCCCAAATTCCAACTGCCTGGTCCAAGggaaataaatgaaactgatGGCGGCAAACCTTTCTACCATAAAGAAG GTTTCCTAGCGCTGATGCATGCAGTAAGTATGGGAATATCTGATGCATTTGCAGTGGGGTCAGTTCCTGATATAACCTCTTACATGCAGAGATATCCTTATCCACCATATACAGATGACGACTTTATAC TTGCCATTAAAAACACTTTGCCATTGTTGATTATGTTGAGCTTTTTCTACACGGCCTTAATTATAGTTCGAAGTGTTGTGCAAgaaaaagaagcaaaaatGAAG GAATACATGATGATGATGGGATTACACAGCTGGCTTCACTGGCTTGCTTGGTTTTTGAAATATCTTATTTTTCTCTGCATTTCTTGCATAATCATGGCtggtttttacaaaataaag ACATCCAAGGGAAGTGTGTTGACACACAGCGACCCGACTGTTATCTTTGTTTTCCTCATTCTCTTCTCAGCTGCCACCATAAACCTCTGTTTTCTGTTTTCCGTATTTTTCTCAAAAG CAAACGTTGGTGCTGTGGCCGGTGGTACACTATACGGACTGACATACATGCCATATTTGTTTATGGCAAATACATTTGACACATTGAGTCATGGAGTTAAAATTGTGTCCTGTCTTCTCTCCAATGTTGCGATGGCTTGCGGTTGTCAGTTGATTGGACAGTTTGAAGGAAAAG GTACTGGAATACAGTGGCACAATATTGGCAAAGGAGTTACAGTTGATGATTCTTTTACACTCCTGGAA GTTATGGGAATGCTTGTGTTCGATGCAGTCATCTACATGCTCTTAGCTGCATATATAGAAGGGATATGGCCAGGAGAATATGGAGTTCCAAAGCCTTGGTACTTTCCCTTTATG AAATCGTTTTGGTTTGGGAGACCTGACTCCACATCAAAATCTGATGAAGAAGACGGACACACAAACCCAACTTCCAGTGATCACCACCAGGGGTGTGATAACGAGTTCTTTGAGGATGAGCCGGATAACCTCAAGCGTGTTGTACAAATCAAATCACTTAGAAAG GTTTTTAAATCTGGTGCAAATGAGAAAGTGGCTGTTGATAACCTCACCCTCAATATGTTTGAGAAACAAATCACTGTATTGTTGGGTCACAATGGAGCAGGAAAAACAACAACCATGTCAATGTTAACGG GTTTCTATCCTTCAACTAGCGGAGATGCGTTAGTTGATGGCCATAGCATTAGCAAAGACATGAAAGGTGTTCGAAAATCTCTCGGACTATGCCCACAATTCAACATTCTCTTTGACATGCTAACTGTTGATGAACATTTGTATTTCTTTGGAAGG TTGAAGGGATTAAGCAAGAAGGAAGCCAATGAGGAATGTTCAAAGATGAAGGAGATTCTTAAACTCAAGGACAAGGCATCTGCTCGATCTTCTACTTTGTCTGGAGGAATGAAGCGAAAACTTTCAGTTGGAATCGCTCTTTCTGCAGGGTCAAAG TATGTTATCTTGGATGAGCCAACATCCGGAATGGATCCTGCAGCTAGGCGGGCGATCTGGGAAGTCCTCCAGGAATACAGAAGTCGATGTTCAATACTGCTCTCCACTCACTTCATGGATGAAGCGGATCTACTTGGAGATAGGATCGCAATAATGGCAAAAGGAAAACTACGATGTGTTG GTTCCTCAGTTTTTCtcaaaaacaagtttggtGTTGGGTATCACAtcgttttaacaaaaacttcaGACTGTGATGTTAACAAG CTCACAGAACTTTTCCAATCTAATGTCCCTGAAACCCGACTTGAACGAAGTGCTGGTGCTGAGTTGTCCTTTGTTTTACCATTCCAGGCGTCTCCTCagtttcccaaactttttcaaactCTTGATAGCCAGGCAGTTAGTCTTGGTATTTCAGGTTTTGGTGCGATGGTGACAACAATGGAAGAAGTATTTCTACG GGTTACAGAGAATGCTGACTGTGCTGTAAAGTTGGTGAGTAGAAGGCTCTCATTTACTAAATCTGAGACATTGAGACACCTCCCAGTAGAAGAATGTGCAGACGAAACCGAAAGCCTTCTCAACCCTTTAAATGGACACAAAG AATACCTGCATACATCCCGTCATCTCAACTCTGGTTTTGTTCTATGGATGCAGCAGTTTTATGCTCTGGTtgtgaaaagaattttgcatTCCAGACGAAACTACAAG gTCGCCATTGCCCAGATTCTTATTCCGGTATTTTTTgccataatttcaattttgaatGCGAAATTTCCACCTTTTGAGTTGAACAATATTCCCCTTG AACTTAATCTGGATGCATATGGACCAAACCAAGTCCATATTAACAATGATTCCAGAAGCCTTGAGCTGGGCGATGTATACGCCAGTCAGTTTAAAG GTTCACTGGAGCAAGTGGTATATGTGAATGGAAGCATGCAGACATATCTAGCAGATGAATATCGTGAAATGGGGGGTGATTTTAACAGTATAAATCTTGTCTCATCTACGTTTTCTGAAACATCGTCAGCAAATGCTACGAATGCCACAGCTTGGTTCAATGCACAAGCGTATCACACGTCTGCAACCTCATTGGCTTACTTAGACCAGGCATACATTAGAATGGTTACGCAGCGCAACTTTTCAATACGCTATGTCAACTATCCATTACCAAGGAATTCAACCAACCATGTGGAGGAGCAGCTGCTTGG ATCGGTCACTGGGTTCCTGATTGCTTTTAACATTGTTCTTGGATTTTCTTTTCTTGCTGCGTCGTTTTGCATATTCCTGGTCCGCGAAAGAGTCGATCGTTCAGCTCTGCTTCAAACACTTGCCGGTGTCGATCCATTTTGCTTCTGGTTGTCGGCATTTGTCTGGGATTTTGTCAACTTCATATTACCCTGCTTATTGACTGTG ATTATGTTTGCTGCTTTTTCTCTGACTGAATTCACCAATCACACTGGTGAGGTCTTGCTGTTATTTGCCCTCTACTGTTGGTCATCGCTGCCGTTAATGTATTTGCTTTCACTCCTTTTCACTGTGCCCTCTACTGCCCTCGTGAGAGTGACCATCCTGAACATCATCACTGGGCTTGCGTCGATCGTAACAATCAACATTCTACGTCTGTTAG ACCTAACAGATGTTGCTGATTCCATCAATTGGTTTTTCCTCCTCATGCCTCCTTTCTGTCTGGGACAAGGGCTGGGTGACCTTTATGCCAATGATAAGATGGTGAACACCTGCACAGTGTCTCCACTCGTCGAAGAATTCTGCAAGTTAAAag GAATTGACTTTCAGTTGAATTTCCTTGCTTGGGAACAATATGGCATTGGTAAGATGGTTGTATTTTTGGCAGTTCAAGGCCTTGCCTTTTTCACACTTCTCCTTTTGATTGAGTTTCGAATCCCGCAGAAGATTTGCAAAGTTATTCCGCAAGTAAAGAAAAAG CATGCTGTTGATCAAGAAGTGAGCTACGATGATGATGACGTGGCAAACGAACATGACAGAATCAATCTTTCCGAGTTACCACATCTTGTGTCTTCTGATCGACTGATCTTCAAAAATCTTAGAAAG gtTTATGGATCTGGTCACAATGCGTTGGTTGCCGTAAACAATCTTTGCTTGGGAGTGCCAGAAGGTGAATGCTTTGGTCTGTTGGGAATAAACGGAGCCGGTAAGACAACAACTTTCAAAATGTTAACTGGAGATTTTCGACCAACAAGCGGCACCGCATATTTGGATggttatgacgtcaccaacCATCTGCGAAAG GTGCAACAAAGAATGGGATATTGCCCACAGTTTGATGCTTTAATTGAGCAAATGACAGGCACTGAAACTCTCAGAATGTTTGCAAGGTTACGCGGTGTTCCTGAATCAGACATTCCAGCTTGTATCAAAAATTTGAGTGAAATTCTTCACTTTGGAGAACATTTGGACAAAAATTGTGGCACTTACAG CGGTGGGAACAAACGTAAACTGAGCACTGCCATAGCACTAGTGGGAAATCCCCCTGTTGTGCTACTGGATGAGCCAAGCACAGGAATGGATCCGGGAGCAAGAAGAATGCTGTGGGACGCTCTGACATCAGTGAGAGCAAGTGGAAGATCAATCATCATCACATCACACAG TATGGAGGAATGTGAAGCTCTTTGTACACGCTTGGCTATTATGGTGAATGGTACCCTCAGGTGCATTGGTGGACCGCAGCATCTTAAGACTAAATTTGGTCAAGGTTACACGATGGAGGTCAAGACATCCAACCCAGAGGTCAAGGGTCACTTTAAAAGTGCTTTTCCAG GAATTGTACTAAAAGATGAACATCAAGGATTGCTGAGTTATCACATTCCACAATATAACCAGGAATCCAGTGAACTGAAACTCGCGGAA GTTTTTGAGCGAATGgaaaatgcaagaaatttaCTTAAATTTGGTGACTACACTGTGACGCAAACCACCTTGGAGCAAGTTTTCCTGAGCCTTGTCAAATGGCAAAGAGAAACTGATACGCATACCTAA